One Vespa crabro chromosome 1, iyVesCrab1.2, whole genome shotgun sequence genomic region harbors:
- the LOC124431592 gene encoding uncharacterized protein LOC124431592 isoform X2, with the protein MSESSKMGLFGSKDKNKEQKKEQSKKEDSPDRYAPYCIDSDSETYDTEALSIMDINDIIGVQSDPVSDSTLESEIAALSQIITDSKVENNQTNIKSNTQSKDIDNQSIICGENKEFGDERNIMEKEQQVIEDPINVSDINIFDSGNTILQLQTSKHKNISENLDSDSCINTNTNLDTDSDLASLSNVCTISSKEVHLEHGTRCHDESYIKHNADASLESTINEVFSQTTVIEKSIAVSKVSINNDHAKNYNIKHDVDTLVSVEGISESLQLIGEAYISEDSQETNSIETNLRKDEVPLTFTDISLTFHVKKEDNSNTLSNEKQIIDNINIACENIISKEKLKDSLEHKNLSEDFSIVEKTLSINNNRNVEVISLYNLEEKNKEDKQDTSLTVKKFDTEELHNIKNPDFEPNAIKETLQQIQPVFDNKENKHTCEEVQCLSEYKEKSETICVTDIVPNEKTEMEDKSEINNQLEKTYSKSNNKFIDIQALEIESNTGNKKLEEYKTKKINPIETVDHFKEQDEIWNTSETGNLNCTEVINITTPDNNSMNKTEDFQPDVITQSQTNKLEPIEESNNEEHLTELCTTFNMTEKVISINTDTLDSACTELNTTNILTTVNSEKNISNNNVNSNYIENTAEVSFSSSDNITENSLVKSCYFLDNNKSSIFPDTTESVMVKLDVSGFKPKHDPILPNNSEVLETCISQVEKKDCFKDITISNKSTESVQMEIEEPDNKTDVISDFNKSTIKTLQDTNKINDKNNMNTKQCLFQVPMKQIDEVSLIENDNKNSNSEHILKIETKTHEIKEEKQYIQETCTFVEDINKDVVSPKLLDDTKTSFSLEENKIIEDKIIYETNKREDIVSSKLLDDNKALSFSLEENKIIEDKVICETTEEKCDLENIPDIDDTTHNEIMKNNEDIVNKKENLDEVTNEAQIDQTKKMLEKKIDLITNVEKIDLSITASSIEENIIKEDVKEINQEPNGTLEINVSASFKNTNNFQNILQKEKKNENVEMFVCTTNNTIPILSEDTGLLMEKADIEDSIKSSISENNLINILEDTPKMTDMFSEEQCQNTQDIMESILDNVTNVTDLKHLLSPENNTRNENEDGLQQSVELITVENEDKELVQKLPEVSSDMLHKEIEDPIEAPNLDSLEELLDLDLIPESDEVTIKDAKIEEEVQEQVEAIDKNVDMTLFLQQSEDTSSIPENPDYIEHVINNCLTDRNDVSLEETTGKVNIGTCDQDKIEMNITCKPKELLKINDDIITMSITKHSDDVNLQKQLDVNNSLQNNDLNVDYIGNPLESVENLGKGTSKLEIPQNILLENTNQDEHLNETSLDIDSNQATPDISELESAVKFLQESEEQAVESSLVLSPKMVESVVNDISKQANSNLFVQDEDICNDTSELVVELQRITSDSISISEAEIISEAAKLENERKLAEQIKVNTSISCIEENKLKENKEKIENVPSTIATYFNTTTEKMSSEQILYNSNVPSTSSVNSKISDRMAIIAESIPKVSILEERLKEPPKIEIPTSEITKMCETLTSTKDSLLIPKDAKMSVYPKMLESPKSIENRESKIVDTPKKEIEKHDFENVGSPRIILKIVKSAIAECAEPRSPKSPKIRSATNSPNPEDSPGQKLGKIKLKLSKSGHPSIISNENIEDVNQWHTESAASLSPIGMKIKLSKTGDASILPTEKYESMDDLKEIKHKFEETKRTESPLGMKIKLSKTGDASIVQQDSKDITTKYKEKLDVMQGSPKRIDSPIGMKIKLLKTGDASIVQPEKQEMCEDHKDGKLKEKVETISDLPKRTESPIGMKLKLSKSGDVSIVSPDATDEGKDIVAKSKEKLEPSPEIPKRTDSPIGMKIKLSKTKSGASIISIDNSEEMKEKIDISDTPKRTESPFGMKIKLSKSGDASIIHSEVSDDMKEIKQKEKIDVSQDSTKCTEVSCGMKIKMMKYGETSVGLPELIDRHESNHDSSQRIESIGMKIKFSKSGDASIVPPDKQEQIDEHKCKETLKDLPKRTESPIGMKIKLSKTGDASIIQNEVIDNNINKNINKSDIEYQKNCDTSVCAKIKTSKTSDPPLITDSEKKEKQQKRKETESPLEMKIKLSKTGHPTIVPCEVHGDSIHKFKDTVETTNNFPHRYKESVLHKDSPLKILKTGHSTIMQNTRSELTIEPVQIQGKKMENASELSSKRKEITISPIEMKKSKLETHLSQILPEVTIQPVISRDQKQLLFDPKTSLISRQQMNVISQEISITQVRPSKQVDVSMSDKLKDMLNKNVTSSPIGSDCEIIEHRPELIIVNENSNSSQDVMIIEEVPAIRMPEVKMPKKRGRPRRNPLPPLTHTSTQILIPRDPLALDEVSQVVQLEHRENERPRRTCRNQKSYAPPKRGRGRGRGKRKLDNSDLPLSKKPRIEQDLNAIEASTMAIITLDESPKQEQPLRKSSELYKALKQPPIDIKNINTICKIEKQSLLTVRKDGVKQMDIPKTTILDSNVNTQIESVMGSGIEEEKLLAKSTMGSTLLDCKGHPNWLTPTSKRQTEATSKNEPVPSLQVIDEETRMSAESNSRSQTPARNISTQASETIINEESQGSVLSTATTESEKVKVKNRRMEINFDPDEGPFTVDKIAEYEWPLDRKGETFMIQEQISQYLGVKSFKRKYPDLKRRMVDMEERNYLRENGLVSEAMCDMGLTAVCSSEVLDVMCSDFPDQYEEYRKHMREKQVKEHSKKQKELTAAANAERNRIDLAEMAIQSALSWNINLNKSRKENRKCSLDLQTFTIHVPKKHHKFETDRKISHYPVALIPGQYTDYYREYTPAELRYYPLNTVLYGPMRPNERKFDSQSEGSQSDSDSDTSTDDSSSTSSEGTQDTEGSQSTMDDVDMEINNQKEETKLKCKMCLKMLNKHGKNEILIQCGTCNGNVHPSCIELTLDMVPHIQSYAWQCTDCKTCAQCHDPADEDKMLFCDMCDRGYHIYCVGLRRVPVGRWHCQECAVCANCGSKEPGGANSDRNSVAQWQHEYKKGDKNTRVYVSTLCVPCSKLWRKGRYCPHCSRCHTASRLDLEANLVHCSACDKYLHLGCVETKGLVFDKKNYLCDFCAPNRQPLMKPLVSKVFKT; encoded by the exons ATGTCTGAAAGTTCTAAGATGGGCCTATTTGGCtcaaaagataagaataaggaacaaaaaaaagaacaatctaaaaaagaagattctcCAGACCGTTATGCACCATACTGCATCGACAGTGATTCAGAAACCTATGATACAGAGGCATTAAGCATTATGGATATAAATGACATTATTGGTGTTCAATCAGACCCTGTCAGTGACTCTACATTAGAAAGTGAAATTGCTGCTCTTTCACAAATAATCACTGATTCAAAAGTAGAGAATAACCAAACAAATATAAAGTCTAATACTCAGAGTAAAGACATAGATAATCAGAGTATTATTTGTGGTGAAAACAAAGAGTTTGgcgatgaaagaaatattatggaAAAGGAACAGCAAGTGATAGAAGACCCTATAAATGTCtctgatataaatatttttgatagtGGTAATACTATATTACAGTTACAAACTagtaaacataaaaatatatctgaaAATCTTGATTCAGATAGTTGTataaatactaatactaatttAGATACTGACTCTGATCTTGCATCTTTGAGCAACGTATGTACAATATCCTCTAAAg AAGTTCATTTGGAACATGGAACAAGATGCCATGACGAATCTTATATCAAGCACAATGCAGATGCTTCATTGGAATCTACTATAAATGAGGTTTTCTCTCAAACTACTGTAATAGAAAAATCTATTGCAGTTTCAAAAGTAAGCATAAATAATGACCATgctaagaattataatataaaacatgaTGTAGATACATTAGTTAGCGTTGAAGGTATTAGCGAAAGTTTGCAACTTATTGGTGAAGCATATATATCAGAGGATTCACAAGAAACAAATTCAATTGAAACTAATTTAAGGAAGGATGAAGTACCATTAACCTTTACTGATATTTCTCTGACAtttcatgtaaaaaaagaagataattcaAATACTCTAAGTAATGAAAAACAGATTATAGATAACATAAATATTGCatgtgaaaatataatatctaaagagaaattaaaagattcCTTAGAACATAAAAATCTGTCAGAAGACTTCAGTATTGTAGAAAAAACCTTAAgtattaacaacaatagaaatgtGGAAGTTATCTCTCTATATAatctagaagaaaaaaataaagaagacaaACAAGATACAAGTCTTACAGTCAAAAAATTTGATACAGAAGagttacataatataaaaaatccaGATTTTGAACCGAATGCAATAAAAGAAACACTACAGCAAATACAACCTGTCTTtgataacaaagaaaataaacatacaTGTGAGGAAGTGCAATGTTTATctgaatataaagagaaatcaGAAACAATATGTGTAACAGATATAGTTCCAAATGAAAAAACTGAAATGGAAGacaaaagtgaaataaataatcagttagaaaaaacatattcaaaatctaataataaatttatagatatacaaGCATTAGAAATTGAATCTAACACAGGAAACAAGAAGttagaagaatataaaactaaaaaaatcAACCCTATTGAAACAGTTGATCATTTTAAAGAACAAGACGAAATTTGGAATACATCTGAAACTGGAAATCTGAATTGTAcagaagtaataaatataactactccagataataatagtatgaaTAAAACAGAAGATTTTCAACCTGACGTTATAACACAAtcacaaacaaataaattagaacCAATAGAAGAATCAAACAATGAAGAACATTTAACAGAATTATGTACGACTTTTAATATGACTGAAAAagtaatatctattaatactGATACTCTTGATTCAGCATGTACAGAGTTAAAtacaacaaatatattaacaactgttaattcagaaaaaaatatttctaataataatgttaattccaattatatagaaaatacagCTGAAGTTAGTTTCAGTTCTTCTGATAATATTACAGAAAATTCATTGGTCAAAAGTTGTTATTTTCTAGATAACAATAAATCTTCAATATTTCCAGACACTACAGAATCTGTCATGGTAAAATTGGACGTTTCTGGATTTAAACCAAAGCATGATCCTATACTTCCTAATAATTCGGAAGTATTGGAAACTTGTATCTcacaagtagaaaaaaaagattgtttCAAAGATATTACCATTTCCAACAAATCTACAGAATCAGTGCAAATGGAAATTGAGGAACCTGATAATAAAACTGATGTAATTTCTGATTTTAACAAAAGCACAATTAAAACATTACAAGacacgaataaaataaatgataaaaataatatgaatacgAAGCAATGCTTATTTCAAGTACCTATGAAACAAATTGATGAAGTATCATTAAtagaaaatgacaataaaaacagtaattcTGAACATATACTTAAAATAGAAACTAAAACTCatgagataaaagaagaaaaacaatatattcaGGAAACGTGTACATTTGTAGAAGACATAAACAAAGATGTAGTTTCTCCGAAATTATTAGATGATACTAAGACATCCTTTTCtctggaagaaaataaaataatagaagataaaataatatatgagacaaataaaagagaagatatagTTTCTTCAAAATTATTGGATGATAATAAagcattatctttttctttggaggaaaataaaataatagaggaTAAAGTAATATGTGAAACAACTGAAGAAAAATGTGacttagaaaatattccagaCATAGATGACACAACACataatgaaattatgaaaaataatgaagatatagttaataaaaaggaaaatttggaTGAAGTTACTAATGAAGCTCAAATAGATCAAACCAAAAAGAtgttggaaaagaaaattgatctaATTACAAATGTtgaaaaaatagatttatcTATTACAGCATCTAGtattgaagaaaatattataaaagaggATGTAAAAGAAATCAATCAAGAACCAAATGGCACTCTAGAAATAAATGTATCTGCTTCTTTTAagaatacaaataattttcaaaatatattgcaaaaagaaaagaagaatgaaaatgtaGAAATGTTTGTATGCACAACTAATAATACTATTCCTATCTTATCAGAAGACACTGGTTTATTAATGGAAAAAGCAGATATAGAAGATAGTATAAAAAGTTCTATTTCAGAAAATAATCTGATAAATATTCTTGAAGACACACCTAAAATGACAGATATGTTTTCAGAAGAACAATGTCAAAATACTCAAGACATCATGGAAAGTATTTTAGATAATGTGACAAATGTAACTGATCTTAAACATCTTTTAAGTCCagaaaataatacaagaaatgaaaatgaggATGGTCTTCAACAATCTGTGGAATTGATAACAGtggaaaatgaagataaagaaTTAGTTCAAAAATTACCTGAAGTATCATCTGATATGCTccataaagaaatagaagatccAATAGAAGCACCAAATTTAGACTCACTAGAAGAATTATTAGATCTTGACTTAATACCTGAAAGTGATgaagtaacaataaaagatgcaaaaatagaagaagaagtacaAGAACAAGTAGAAGCAATAGATAAAAATGTAGATATGACACTCTTTCTTCAGCAGTCTGAAGATACATCATCTATACCAGAAAATCCAGATTATATAGaacatgttattaataattgcttAACAGATAGAAATGATGTATCATTGGAAGAAACTACTGGTAAAGTAAATATTGGAACTTGTGATcaagataaaattgaaatgaatataacatgtaaaccaaaagaattattaaaaatcaatgatgATATAATAACTATGTCTATAACTAAACATTCAGATGATGTAAATTTACAAAAACAACTGGatgttaataattctttacAAAATAATGATCTAAATGTTGATTATATCGGGAATCCACTTGAATCTGTAGAAAATTTAGGAAAAGGAACTTCTAAATTAGAAATTCcgcaaaatattcttttagaaAATACAAATCAAGATGAACATCTGAATGAGACTTCTCTTGATATAGACAGCAATCAGGCCACTCCTGATATTTCAGAATTAGAATCTGctgtaaaatttttacaagAGTCAGAAGAGCAAGCAGTAGAGTCTTCTTTGGTTCTTTCTCCAAAAATGGTAGAAAGTGTTGTTAATGATATATCAAAACAAGCAAATTCAAATCTTTTTGTACAGGATGAAGATATTTGCAATGATACTTCTGAATTGGTAGTTGAATTACAAAGAATTACTTCTGattctatttctatatctGAAGCTGAGATTATATCAGAAGCAGCAAAATTGGAAAATGAACGGAAACTTGCTGAacaaattaaagtaaatactTCTATATCTTgtattgaagaaaataaattgaaagaaaataaagaaaaaatagaaaatgttcCTTCAACAATCGCTACTTATTTTAACACAACTACAGAGAAAATGTCTAgtgaacaaatattatataattcaaatGTACCTAGTACAAGTTCTGTAAATTCTAAGATATCAGATAGAATGGCAATAATAGCTGAATCTATTCCCAAAGTTTCAATTTTGGAAGAACGTTTGAAAGAACCACCAAAAATAGAAATTCCTACAtcagaaataacaaaaatgtgtGAAACATTAACGAGTACAAAAGATAGTCTTCTAATACCAAAAGATGCAAAAATGTCTGTATATCCAAAAATGTTAGAATCACCGAAATCTATCGAAAACAGAGAATCCAAAATTGTAGATACAcctaaaaaggaaatagaaaaacatgattttgaaaatgttGGATCTCCAAGAATAATACTAAAGATTGTTAAATCTGCAATTGCAGAATGTGCTGAACCAAGATCGCCTAAAAGTCCAAAAATTCGATCAGCAACTAATTCTCCAAATCCAGAAGATAGTCCGGGTCAAAAAttaggaaaaattaaattaaagctTTCAAAAAGTGGACATCCTTCtataatatcaaatgaaaacattgaagatGTAAATCAATGGCATACAGAGAGTGCAGCATCATTATCTCCTATTGGCATGAAAATTAAGTTATCAAAGACAGGAGATGCTTCAATTTTACCAACGGAAAAATACGAATCTATGGATGatttaaaggaaataaagcaTAAATTTGAAGAAACTAAAAGAACAGAATCTCCATTAGGaatgaaaatcaaattatcAAAAACTGGTGATGCTTCCATTGTACAACAAGATTCAAAAGATATCAcaacaaaatataaagaaaaactaGATGTTATGCAGGGAAGCCCAAAAAGAATAGATTCTCCTATAGGAATGAAAATTAAACTTTTGAAAACTGGAGATGCATCCATTGTACAAccagaaaaacaagaaatgtGTGAAGATCATAAAGatggaaaattaaaagagaaagtagaaaCTATTTCTGATCTACCAAAAAGAACTGAATCTCCAATCGGTATGAAACTGAAATTATCAAAGAGTGGAGATGTATCTATTGTATCCCCTGATGCAACAGATGAAGGAAAAGATATAGTAGccaaatcaaaagaaaaactgGAACCATCTCCAGAAATTCCTAAACGCACAGATTCTCCAATtggaatgaaaattaaattatcaaaaacaaaaagtggGGCATCTATAATTTCCATAGATAATTccgaagaaatgaaagaaaaaatagatatttctgATACACCAAAACGAACAGAATCTCCTTttggaatgaaaataaaattatcaaaaagtGGAGATGCATCTATTATACATTCCGAAGTTTCGGATGACATGAaggaaattaaacaaaaagaaaaaatagacgtGTCTCAAGATTCAACAAAATGCACAGAGGTTTCATGtggaatgaaaattaaaatgatgaaatatGGAGAAACATCTGTAGGTTTACCAGAATTGATAGATCGACATGAAAGTAATCATGATTCATCTCAAAGAATAGAATCTATTGGTATGAAAATAAAGTTTTCAAAATCTGGTGATGCATCAATAGTTCCTCCTGATAAACAAGAACAAATAGATGAACATAAGTGCAAAGAAACATTAAAAGATTTACCTAAGCGAACAGAATCTCCAATTGGAATGAAGATTAAACTTTCAAAAACAGGAGATGCTTCTATAATACAAAATGaagtaatagataataatataaataaaaatatcaacaaatcGGATATAGAGTATCAAAAAAATTGTGATACTTCTGTAtgtgcaaaaataaaaacatcaaAAACTAGTGATCCTCCTTTAATAACAGATtctgagaaaaaagagaaacaacaaaaaagaaaagaaactgaaTCTCcattagaaatgaaaataaagttatCAAAAACTGGACATCCAACAATTGTACCTTGTGAAGTACATGGAGATTCTATTCATAAATTTAAAGATACTGTAGAAACAACGAATAATTTTCCTCATAGATATAAAGAGTCTGTATTGCACAAAGATTCACCATTGAAGATCCTTAAGACTGGACATTCAACAATTATGCAAAATACTCGTTCTGAATTAACTATTGAACCAGTACAAAtacaagggaaaaaaatggaaaatgctAGTGAATTATCTTCTaagcgaaaagaaataacaatatcaccAATCGAgatgaaaaaatcaaaattagaAACGCATTTGTCACAAATTCTACCAGAAGTTACCATACAACCAGTTATATCGAGAGATCAAAAACAACTATTATTTGATCCAAAAACAAGTTTAATTAGTCGTCAACAAATGAATGTTATAAGCCAAGAAATTAGTATTACACAAGTAAGACCATCCAAACAAGTGGATGTTTCTATGAGTGATAAACTAAAGgatatgttaaataaaaatgttactagTTCTCCAATTGGTTCAGATTGTGAAATAATTGAACATAGACctgaattaataattgttaatgaaaattcaaaCTCTAGTCAAGATGTCATGATAATAGAAGAAGTACCAGCAATCCGAATGCCTGAAGTTAAAATGCCCAAAAAACGAGGCAGGCCACGTAGAAATCCACTTCCACCACTGACACATACTTCAACGCAAATATTGATACCTCGAGATCCATTGGCTTTGGATGAGGTATCACAAGTTGTCCAACTAGAAcatagagaaaatgaaagacctAGGAGAACATGTAGAAATCAAAAAAGTTATGCACCACCTAAAAGAGGACGTGGTAGAG GTCgtggaaagagaaagttagACAATTCAGATCTTCCACTTAGTAAGAAGCCCagaattgaacaagatttgaATGCAATAGAAGCTTCTACAATGGCTATAATTACTTTAGATGAATCTCCAAAACAAGAACAGCCCTTGAGGAAATCATCTGAATTATATAAAGCTCTTAAACAACCCcctatagatataaaaaatataaacactatatgtaaaattgaaaaacaatCTTTATTAACAGTTCGAAAAGATGGTGTAAAACAAATGGATATTCCTAAAACTACAATTTTAGATTCTAATGTTAATACTCAAATAGAATCTGTTATGGGATCTggtatcgaagaagaaaaattgttagCAAAATCAACAATGGGATCAACATTATTAGACTGTAAAG GACATCCTAATTGGTTAACACCAACATCAAAAAGACAAACAGAAGCTACATCCAAAAATGAACCAGTGCCTTCTTTACAAGTTATTGATGAAGAAACAAGAATGAGTGCAGAATCTAATTCAAGATCTCAAACACCAGCTAGAAATATATCAACACAAg caTCTGAAACAATAATCAATGAAGAATCTCAGGGAAGTGTACTTAGTACTGCAACTACTGAATCGgagaaagtaaaagtaaagaatcgaagaatggaaattaattttgaCCCTGATGAAGGTCCCTTTACTGTTGACAAAATAGCAGAATATGAGTGGCCTCTAGATCGTAAAGGAGAAACATTTATGATACAAGAACAAATATCACAATATTTAGGAGTGAAgtcgtttaaaagaaaatatccagATTTAAAGCGCAGAATGGTTGatatggaagaaagaaattatttaagagAAAATGGATTAGTTAGTGAAGCAATGTGCGATATGG GTTTAACAGCAGTTTGCAGTTCTGAAGTATTAGATGTAATGTGTAGTGATTTTCCTGATCAATATGAGGAGTATCGAAAACATATGCGAGAAAAACAAGTTAAAGAACATTCCAAAAAGCAGAAAGAattaacagcagcagcaaatGCTGAAAGGAACAGAATAGATTTAGCAGAAATGGCAATACAGTCTGCTTTGTCGtggaatattaatttaaataaatcacgtaaagaaaacagaaaatgtAGTTTAGATTTGCAGACTTTCACTATTCATGTGCCAAAGAAACACCACAAGTTTGAAACAGATCGAAAGATAAGTCATTACCCTGTAGCTTTGATACCAGGTCAATATACTGACTATTATCGCGAATATACACCTGCTGAATTGAGATATTATCCTCTTAACACAGTTTTGTATGGTCCTATGCGGCCAAATGAACGTAAGTTTGATAGTCAATCTGAAGGTTCACAAAGTGATAGTGATAGTGATACTTCAACTGATGATTCAAG ttCCACCTCCAGTGAAGGAACACAAGATACAGAAGGGTCTCAATCAACAATGGATGATGTAGATATGGAAATAAATAaccaaaaagaagaaactaaattaaaatgcaaaatgtgcttaaaaatgttaaataaacacggcaaaaatgaaatattaatacaatgtGGAACTTGTAATGGAAATG ttcATCCATCATGTATAGAATTAACACTAGATATGGTTCCACATATTCAATCTTATGCCTGGCAGTGTACTGACTGTAAAACATGTGCACAATGTCATGATCCAGCAGATGaagataaaatgttattttgtgATATGTGTGATCGTGG aTATCACATATATTGTGTTGGTCTTCGACGAGTACCTGTTGGAAGATGGCACTGTCAAGAATGTGCTGTGTGCGCAAATTGTGGTTCAAAAGAACCTGGAGGTGCTAATTCTGATAGAAACAGTGTAGCACAATGGCAACATGAATATAAGAAGGGTGATAAAAATACTCGTGTTTATGTTTCCACATTGTGTGTTCCATGCTCAAa GCTATGGCGAAAGGGTCGCTATTGCCCACACTGCAGTCGCTGTCATACTGCCTCAAGACTCGACCTGGAGGCGAATCTAGTGCATTGCAGCGCATGTGATAAATATCTGCATTTAG gTTGCGTGGAGACTAAAGGACTGgtatttgataaaaagaattatttatgtgATTTTTGTGCTCCAAATCGACAACCATTAATGAAACCCTTGGTATCAAAAGTATTCAAGacatga